The genomic segment GCATACACTCAGCAGTTGTGAATGTgatatcaaatatttaatatgaaacacattttcacagcGTCAATTAGTGATACTTCTATCTGCAGTGATTTATCCATACTCTTGGAAACATGGTTGACTTATTTTCAGCAAAGCTTGCTTTATCTCTGTTTTTTTGCATTAATAAGTCATCTATCTCATGGTGTTTTCTGCTTTAGTAATCAAAATGTTCAGAGTCCTTGAGTAGTCTGGTAGCTGAACGGTTACACTGCATGTCTCATAACACCGCTGCCATTTTCTCGAATCAGGACTATTGTTTTTTGCTACACACGTTCTCTGTGTACTGTCTAATTCTTCACTAATGTCTGAACCTATAGTATCAGTAGCTGCATGTTGTAGCCCAACTGAGATATGAGGCCCGTTGTAAAGTTTTCTGTTCCTTGTCTAACAATCTGCTTTGTCTTCACAGATATGAAAGTACAATTGCTGGGCAGTTTTTTGGTCATACGCACTTAGACGAGTTCCAAATGTTTTATGACGAGAAAACCATGAGCCGCCCACTCGGAGTGGCTTTCATCGCTCCCAGTGTCACTACCTATATTAATCTGAACCCAGGTGAGTTCACAAACTAGTGGAGTGATTCAACATTTCATATGAAAAGCAACAAAGATTTAATTATGTTACTCTTTCCAGGATACCGTGTCTACTATGTCGATGGTGACTACCCCGGCAGCTCTCGGCTCGTGGTCGACCATGAAACCTACATCCTCAACCTCACAAAGGTGAACCACGGTCCAGGGGTTCCACTCGTCCCAGAACAAAACCCAAAATGGACACTGCTTTACCGCGCCACCGAGGCATACGGTCTTTCCACCCTGTTCCCGTCTGATTACGACAAGCTAATGCAGGCCTTCATCAAGGATGACCGAGTCTTCCAAAGGTTCTGGTACTTCAGGCATAAAGGACACGTGTCGGAGCCCTGCAAGGAGACATGCAAAACCTCACTGCTCTGCTTTCTGCGGAGTGGGCGCTACGACGAGCTGGAGCAGTGCGACCTCCTCAATGGTTATAAAGGCAACATGGCGAGGGCTGCCAGAAAAACTCTCTGCTGATCTGAGGAAGTTTGGGCTGACTGGttgaacagagaaaaagagcagTTGGACCAAATAAGAAATTGAGCCaaaaagttttttgttttcttgttgctgGTGGGTAAGGATAGGAACAGTCGGTGGATTTCATCTACTGTGAAGAGGTTGAGGATTTGTCAGATTTGCCTTGTGCTGTTGGTCATGGTTTTGCAAATATAATGTCAGTTGTGTGAAGACTTATAGAAAGTTTCCATAATGATGTTTACTTGAAAAGTACAGAACAGCCAGGGTTAACGGGTTTATTTGACGTGGTCATGATTTTCAGTTCCTTCTATACTGGGTGCCTTTTGtcagaaattaatttgaattcatCCTGGACAACAATCCTGAAATGCTGCTCTGACAACATTCATTTGTGTAAATGTCCTCGAGGATAGTCAGGATTTTGCGACATTGTTGCTCATATTTTCTTCACGCATGAAGTTTCTTTGACTGCTGCCTTGTTGATTGGGACAGTGGAAAGTTTGCTTTAAATTTATCTCTGACTTTTGACCTGTCCCACAATGCTTCAGTTCACCACACACTTTATTGAATCTGGTGGGTTAATGGACCTCAGTGATTATAATCCAGGGCTAGTTTTGTTGAGTCATAACGTTGCGTAAATGCAAGTTCTCTATCTGAGCCATTTGTGAAGATTCAGTCAAAGTACAAAACCTCAATGCACAACACCATCTGCCTTTAGATCTTGCAAAGACATCTTCTAGTGTAGTTAAGAGTCTGTGTTTCTCACTAAGTGTTACTTGTGTCTGcactttaattattttgttagCTGGTTTAAGTTCCAGGTGTATTGAAAACAAGTTTGATAGATTTTCAACAGGGAAGGTTTTCACGTTTTGATCTGTCTTGTGGTGTAACATGATAATGACGATTGATGTAAAAAGCAATAATTCAAAGATTGTATAAAATTACGAATAAATGATATCTTAAACTCTAGCCCACATGTTTGCTTTGTTGGAAAAATTGATTTAGAGTTCTCAAGTGTCTTAAAACATAGAAAGAAATCTCATGTAATCATCAtaattttaaattgttaaaattcCTTTTAATGCTGATTCTCTCCCACTTTAAAATTAGTTGTGAGTTTGTAATGTCTGTGAATGCATGCTGTCATGAAAGTACAAACAAGTTCAACATGGAACTAACAACTTGAGTCTTAAAATACATTATACTCAACACTGAGTTTCTCAGTGCCCTCTGCTTTTAGAGACAATGATACCTACTGTCTCTGCCTGCAGTTTGTgacaatatatatacatgtatactCTGTCTCGGTTAAATTTCATATAATAAGAAACTCCGTTTTCAAGCTTTTAAATGCTTATCCTAACAGCAAAGCTGTTTAGATCACTCacaaatgttataaataaaatcaagtgATTCAATTATGGATTAAATAATTTGATCTATGGAGTGAATTTTCAGAATTTCAACAATTCTAGTATTTTAATGTTAACATTAAATCTTAAATTtgacctgcagaaaccctgtgaTTACAAATTCAGAGgtagtttattttgtaaaacaaaggGGACATTTTCCAAAAGCAAGTTTACTATTTTGTAACAAGAATTAAgctttataatttaatttcaagtgcaatccatttttttaaatttaataataCCTAAAAAGAGTCACCACACATTTCAACTCGTTTACTggaatacaataaaatgaaatgtcacgGTGCTTCCTCATATGTCCCTTATTAAACATTTCAGTATTTAATTTATTAGCGTTTCCTGTTCACCTGTAACTAGCCATTATGAATTCTTCATTTTTCTTAAGAGTTTATTATTATGGTTCAGAGAAGAACATGGAGACACCAAAATCCTCCTTGTACAGGTCCCAGGTCTTGGGTTTGTGGGGGTTGTCCAGTTCATCCCTGGGTAGAAACAATCTGTGGTGGGAATTCAAAGTTCGgtcagaaacagaaaataaggTCAAGAGCAAAGCAAAGCGCAACAGAAATGTACCTGTTGTTCTCTATGAAGGACGTATTGAACCAGAAGTAGAACGGGACATCTTCGTATCCTTTTGGAAGACCCTAAAGGTGAAAGACATTTGAAACAcagaaaattaattaaaaataaatcaattaaataaagtagaataaaagagataaagagattaaaagaggtaaaataaataaaaaggataaaatctaaaataatacaaaaaagttAGAgtgaaaataatacaaatttaatagATGTGTAAAATAATCAAGAGATCAAATAAAATTATGATATGaccttacatttttttaattagcttCGTTGAACATTTCAACactttcaaacattttcattaaaagtgagtgaataaaaacaaaagacaagtAGGATCATAGGACAAAGTAAAGAGAGGAACTCACAGCACTTGATTCAAACATGACCTTCACGTCTCCTTCGACCTCAGGCCCGTTCTGGAGACTGATGACTGCTGTATTATTGCCAACATCAGGAAACACCTTCAAAACACCGGAAATTCAATAATCATCGATTCAACAATTGAATCATTGTGACCTGATGTGGTTTGAGTGAGACTCACTTTGCAGTTCTCCTgtttggcacacacacactgaaacaccaGCTCTTTCTTCACAATTATCTTCACCTTAAGATCGCTGCCATCCCCTTTACCCACGCCTGGGAAAGAGCACATACAGCAGATGTTAACATTATCACGAAGCCGTATTAAAAGGATATTTGAGTGCCCTGCAGGTTTGAAGGGTTTTACCTGCTATAGAGTGTATGCGGATGCTCTTGATGTGGAGGGGTTTGGGTGGAGGCAGCTGCCTGTTGAACCTCGTTTTCATGATCTCGTAGTATCCCACGTACCGGCTCTGTGGACCACACAGGTagagaataaaaaataacttttattaaTTCAGGTTTCTAAGGCTTTATGATCAAATGTCACATACGACAGGTGGTAAGGAGCAATAGGGAGTTTTGGCACTTATCTAGAAAAagggacagatccaggaatatttTTGTCAATTTCTTTGACATTATTTTTGATCTCCCAGGGAATAGTTCATGGATTAGCGAGGCATATTTAGGATAATGATCAGTATCAGTGTGTGAAAGCTGGTGCAGCTTTATTGAATTCAAAGGGACTATTGCAGAGGTATGTACTCTACTGAATGACAGTCTAAtcaaaaaagcaaaaaggtGTGCAAAGGTAAAGGTAAAAGGCAATAAGAGTGTAACTTATTAAATACCCAGTTAAAGTTGTGTCAATTGCAACCACAACAAGGCACTAGTCAGCAGCCAGAAGTGTTGTCTCAAAAtatctttcttctttcttctcaagTTTTTGTGAGTAGGTCTCCTGAGTGGCTGATTCTCACCTGAGATGGAGTCTCCACTCCCTGAAACTTTGTGCTGCGACTCTTGTCCGTCCTCCTCTCACCAAAATATTCCAGACTGTCCTGATGGACAAACAGAAAGGAATCTAAGTGTAAGTCTGCAGCTGCTCATTCGTTAACCCCTATTTGACCAGGTTTCAGAATGAAATAGGCGTACTTGTGCATTCTCAAACTGGTCACTATCGATGAGCCAGGTGCACACCAGAGTTCCTGTGCGTCCTGTCAAAGAGAGCAGAGTCATGTCCAGATTAAGGCTTTTAGCTCGACTAAAGCAGGGTACATCAAGAGGAAAGGTTTTTCAACAGCCAATCACTAAAATCCAACTCAAATTATTCAGGAAATCACAAGTGCAGATCTTTGGCCTCACACCTTTCCCTCCTTTACAGTGAATTGCAATGATGTTTCTGGGATCGGCCGACATCCACTCCCTCACATTGGCTGTGTATTTCAGCATGTCCCTGAGACAGACAGTTAAACACACGATGATTAGAGATTAACTGAGAAAATATTAACACTTATTTGCGACACAACCAGTCTGTTCTTGTGTTCTTAAAGATTTCACACGACCACACAGCCACTGTACAAATGTGGTGAGGATGTTCTTCATGTTATCACCAAGCTGCACTACTTTAACAAGCTCTAATCTACAGCGTTTCCATATAATCACAAGTAGAAAGGAACAgtgcaacagaaaaacaaacatcacaaaagAAAAGGTTAACTCACTCCAGGGAGGGGACGTTGTGGTCGTCGATGAACACACGTTCAACTTTGTAGTGGAAGAACTGGGGGTCATAACCTTTCTCACCTGGGAACAAAAATGATACCGTTTGTTGACTTCTATCCAAAGGCAATAGAGTGCACGTGATGAGAGGTGGTGCAAACTTACTGCACAGGTTGTAAACTTTATAGTGGTCTTCATGTTTAGCGTCCAGGAACCTGGCCACCTCCtgcacagggagaggaggaataggttaaaggttcagtgatGGGGATCTattgatatctagtggtgaagttgcatgttgcagctgaacacccctcccTTCGCCCTCACCTTCCAAACACAGGAGAGAACCTGTGTTGGcattcagttgtcataaaaactcaaaaggtgtttagtctGTCCAGTCTGAGCTACTGTAAAAATCATGGCgacctccgtagagaggacctgctcctgaactcaatataaagtattttaatataaatgtctcattcta from the Platichthys flesus chromosome 15, fPlaFle2.1, whole genome shotgun sequence genome contains:
- the tpte gene encoding putative tyrosine-protein phosphatase TPTE isoform X2, whose protein sequence is MEDATVEIDDGKEEIAVPDTMYQNIRTKITPFVMSFGFRIFGVILIIVDVVLVIVDLSLPTKSREVGDVLEAVSLTISFFFLADVLLRVYVEGFKVYFSSKLNIIDAFVVVITLVVTMIYTFTDLSGTNLIPRAVTFLRFLRIIILVRVFRLAAQRKELEKVTRRMVSENKRRYQKDGFDLDLTYVTDRVIAMSFPSSGKQSFYRNPIGEVARFLDAKHEDHYKVYNLCSEKGYDPQFFHYKVERVFIDDHNVPSLEDMLKYTANVREWMSADPRNIIAIHCKGGKGRTGTLVCTWLIDSDQFENAQDSLEYFGERRTDKSRSTKFQGVETPSQSRYVGYYEIMKTRFNRQLPPPKPLHIKSIRIHSIAGVGKGDGSDLKVKIIVKKELVFQCVCAKQENCKVFPDVGNNTAVISLQNGPEVEGDVKVMFESSAGLPKGYEDVPFYFWFNTSFIENNRLFLPRDELDNPHKPKTWDLYKEDFGVSMFFSEP
- the tpte gene encoding putative tyrosine-protein phosphatase TPTE isoform X1 — encoded protein: MTSVHFSPGSDSGVNGTVSKMEDATVEIDDGKEEIAVPDTMYQNIRTKITPFVMSFGFRIFGVILIIVDVVLVIVDLSLPTKSREVGDVLEAVSLTISFFFLADVLLRVYVEGFKVYFSSKLNIIDAFVVVITLVVTMIYTFTDLSGTNLIPRAVTFLRFLRIIILVRVFRLAAQRKELEKVTRRMVSENKRRYQKDGFDLDLTYVTDRVIAMSFPSSGKQSFYRNPIGEVARFLDAKHEDHYKVYNLCSEKGYDPQFFHYKVERVFIDDHNVPSLEDMLKYTANVREWMSADPRNIIAIHCKGGKGRTGTLVCTWLIDSDQFENAQDSLEYFGERRTDKSRSTKFQGVETPSQSRYVGYYEIMKTRFNRQLPPPKPLHIKSIRIHSIAGVGKGDGSDLKVKIIVKKELVFQCVCAKQENCKVFPDVGNNTAVISLQNGPEVEGDVKVMFESSAGLPKGYEDVPFYFWFNTSFIENNRLFLPRDELDNPHKPKTWDLYKEDFGVSMFFSEP